One part of the Streptomyces sp. NBC_00286 genome encodes these proteins:
- a CDS encoding DUF6777 domain-containing protein — MTFRAPMYKGIQSSVRRTAFLLVALLILSGCTQADRLVIVKAVSAGVPALDPFFDEKSGLGVDAEVRGERPRGGLQQGNTPGLYGGSRKQGACDVDRLKEFLIDPENRRKAKEWARVAGISPDAIEEYVDQLTPVLLRHDTLVRNHDYKKGRAVAYDALLEAGIAVLVNDQGLPVVKCSCGNPLRTFEGDREDISVRFEGGNEKWPSFRDDSVVSVEPSPTKLDRIALVDVTDPDKGIERPVGTDGSEDRTFDARRDGEATGEPGTPGEPGSASPTETSTDTPTPADPTEPDPTDPSDPTEPDPTEPDPTTPDPTQTSTPPTDTPPTPTPTDTEPVGASPPPSTDSATPPSDDPPRTSSSPPTSEPVTSEPATSAPVTSDPATDAPVSGEPAASAV; from the coding sequence ATGACATTTCGCGCGCCCATGTACAAGGGCATTCAATCTTCGGTCCGCAGGACCGCATTTCTGCTGGTCGCTTTGCTGATCCTCAGCGGCTGCACTCAGGCCGACCGTCTCGTCATCGTGAAGGCGGTGTCGGCCGGAGTTCCGGCTCTCGATCCTTTTTTCGACGAGAAAAGTGGGCTCGGTGTGGACGCCGAGGTGCGTGGGGAGCGGCCTCGGGGCGGCTTGCAGCAGGGCAACACGCCTGGGCTGTACGGGGGTTCGCGTAAGCAGGGCGCCTGTGACGTCGACCGGCTCAAGGAATTCCTCATCGATCCCGAGAACCGCCGCAAGGCCAAAGAATGGGCACGCGTTGCCGGAATTTCTCCGGATGCGATCGAGGAGTACGTCGATCAACTCACACCGGTTCTCCTGCGTCACGACACTCTCGTGCGGAACCATGACTACAAGAAGGGCAGGGCGGTTGCCTACGACGCCTTGCTGGAGGCGGGAATCGCGGTTCTCGTGAACGATCAGGGATTGCCCGTCGTCAAGTGCTCGTGCGGTAATCCACTTCGTACTTTCGAGGGGGACCGCGAAGACATCTCGGTGCGCTTCGAGGGCGGCAACGAGAAGTGGCCGAGTTTCCGCGATGACTCGGTGGTGTCGGTCGAACCGTCGCCCACGAAGCTCGACCGGATCGCTCTCGTGGATGTGACCGACCCGGACAAGGGCATCGAACGGCCCGTCGGCACCGACGGCTCGGAGGACCGGACCTTCGACGCACGGCGCGACGGCGAGGCCACGGGAGAGCCGGGCACCCCCGGGGAGCCGGGTTCGGCCTCACCCACCGAGACGTCGACGGACACTCCGACTCCGGCCGATCCGACGGAACCCGATCCGACGGACCCCAGCGATCCGACAGAGCCCGATCCCACGGAGCCTGATCCCACGACGCCCGATCCGACGCAGACCTCGACGCCGCCCACCGACACCCCTCCCACGCCGACGCCGACCGACACGGAGCCCGTAGGGGCCTCACCGCCTCCGTCGACAGACAGCGCGACTCCGCCGAGCGACGATCCGCCCCGTACGAGC
- a CDS encoding cytochrome c oxidase assembly protein translates to MDHSGHGTTMDLPPFTLGRGLEWSADPFFLVACLVGLALYGWGVVRLVRRGDKWPVGRTVAFVVGVLTVMLVMCTGLNDYGMVMFSVHMVQHMIISMLTPILILLGAPITLALRALPVAARRGHKGPRELLLALLHSRFMRLISHPAFTIPLFIASLYALYFTPIFDFLMGSKTGHTVMMCHFLAVGLAFFWPIMGVDPGPHRPGYLLRMLELFAGMPFHAFFGIALMMASGPMVETYKNPPASLGIDALSDQNAAGGIAWAFSEIPSVLVLLALLFQWYRSEQRQARRTDRAADRDGDKELEAYNAYLASLNARTR, encoded by the coding sequence ATGGATCACAGCGGGCACGGCACGACCATGGATCTGCCGCCGTTCACGCTGGGGCGAGGGCTCGAGTGGTCCGCGGACCCGTTCTTTCTCGTCGCCTGTCTGGTGGGGCTCGCCCTGTACGGGTGGGGCGTCGTGCGGCTGGTGCGGCGTGGGGACAAGTGGCCGGTCGGGCGGACCGTGGCGTTTGTCGTGGGCGTGCTGACCGTGATGCTCGTGATGTGTACCGGGCTCAATGACTACGGCATGGTCATGTTCAGCGTGCACATGGTGCAGCACATGATCATCAGCATGCTGACGCCGATCCTGATCCTGCTCGGCGCGCCGATCACGCTGGCGCTGCGTGCCCTGCCGGTGGCCGCGCGCCGGGGCCACAAGGGGCCGCGTGAGCTGCTGCTGGCGCTGTTGCACAGCCGGTTCATGCGGCTGATCTCGCACCCGGCGTTCACGATCCCGCTGTTCATCGCGAGCCTGTACGCGCTGTATTTCACCCCTATCTTCGACTTCCTGATGGGTTCGAAGACGGGCCACACCGTGATGATGTGCCACTTCCTCGCCGTCGGCCTCGCCTTCTTCTGGCCGATCATGGGCGTGGATCCCGGTCCGCACCGGCCTGGCTATCTGCTGCGGATGCTGGAGCTGTTCGCGGGCATGCCGTTCCACGCGTTCTTCGGCATCGCGCTGATGATGGCGTCCGGCCCGATGGTCGAGACGTACAAGAACCCTCCCGCGTCGCTCGGCATCGACGCGCTCTCGGATCAGAACGCGGCGGGCGGTATCGCCTGGGCGTTCAGCGAGATCCCGTCCGTACTCGTGCTGCTCGCGCTGCTCTTCCAGTGGTACCGCTCCGAGCAGCGTCAGGCCCGGCGCACGGACCGGGCCGCGGATCGCGACGGGGACAAGGAGCTGGAGGCGTACAACGCCTATCTGGCCTCATTGAACGCGCGTACCCGCTGA
- a CDS encoding 6-phosphofructokinase gives MRIGVLTSGGDCPGLNAVIRSVVHRAVVDHGDEVIGFRDGWKGLLECDYLKLDLDAVSGILARGGTILGSSRVRPEHLRDGVERAKGHVEELGLDAIIPIGGEGTLKAARLLSDGGLPIVGVPKTIDNDIAVTDVTFGFDTAVGVATEALDRLKTTAESHQRVLIVEVMGRHTGWIALHSGMAAGAHAIVVPERPFDIEELTAKVGERFSAGKKFAIVVAAEGAKPREGSMEFDEGGKDIYGHERFAGIARQLSLELEHRLGKEARPVILGHVQRGGTPTAYDRVLATRFGWHAVEAVHRGEFGRMTALRGTEIAMVSLAEAVETLKTVPDARYAEAECVL, from the coding sequence ATGCGCATTGGTGTCCTCACGTCCGGCGGCGACTGCCCCGGCCTGAACGCCGTCATCCGGTCCGTCGTACACCGCGCCGTCGTCGACCACGGCGACGAGGTCATCGGCTTCCGGGACGGCTGGAAAGGCCTTCTGGAGTGCGACTACCTCAAGCTCGACCTCGACGCGGTGAGCGGAATCCTGGCTCGCGGCGGCACCATCCTCGGCTCATCCCGCGTACGACCCGAGCACCTCAGGGACGGCGTGGAGCGGGCCAAGGGGCATGTCGAGGAACTCGGGCTCGACGCGATCATCCCGATCGGCGGGGAGGGCACCCTCAAGGCGGCCCGTCTCCTGTCGGACGGCGGCCTGCCGATCGTCGGCGTGCCGAAGACCATCGACAACGACATCGCGGTGACGGACGTCACCTTCGGCTTCGACACCGCCGTGGGCGTGGCGACCGAGGCGCTTGACCGCCTCAAGACCACCGCCGAGTCCCATCAGCGTGTGCTGATCGTGGAGGTCATGGGCCGCCACACCGGCTGGATCGCGCTGCACTCGGGCATGGCGGCCGGCGCACACGCAATCGTCGTGCCGGAACGCCCCTTCGACATCGAGGAGTTGACCGCCAAGGTCGGCGAACGCTTCTCGGCGGGCAAGAAGTTCGCCATCGTCGTGGCCGCGGAGGGCGCGAAGCCTCGCGAGGGCTCGATGGAGTTCGACGAGGGCGGCAAGGACATCTACGGGCACGAGCGGTTCGCGGGTATCGCCCGCCAGCTCTCCCTTGAGCTGGAGCACCGGCTCGGCAAGGAGGCCCGTCCGGTGATCCTCGGGCATGTGCAGCGTGGCGGTACCCCGACGGCGTACGACCGCGTCCTCGCGACCCGGTTCGGCTGGCACGCGGTGGAGGCGGTGCACCGCGGGGAGTTCGGCCGGATGACGGCGCTGCGCGGCACCGAAATCGCGATGGTGTCGCTCGCGGAGGCGGTCGAGACGCTGAAGACGGTGCCGGATGCGCGGTACGCCGAGGCGGAGTGTGTGCTTTAG